The proteins below come from a single Bacteroidia bacterium genomic window:
- a CDS encoding aminotransferase class I/II-fold pyridoxal phosphate-dependent enzyme, whose protein sequence is MKDIFEKIKDNRGPLGQHAKDAHGYFTFPKLEGDISNKMIFRGKTRLVWSLNNYLGLANHPEVRKADAVASTEFGLGLPMGARMMSGNSDLHEQLEAQLSEFMSKEDTILLNYGYQGMVSAIDSLVDRHDVIVYDSEAHACIIDGLRMHIGKRFVYPHNDMANLEKQLERATNLVKDTNGGILVITEGVFGMSGDQGKLKDIVALKKKFNFRLFVDDAHGFGTMGPTGAGTAEAQGVQDGVDIYFGTFAKSMALIGGFISADKNVIEFLRYNMRSQIFAKALPMPLVVGALKRLELLRSNPKLRENLWKIVNALQKGLVEAGFSIGNTESPVTPVYLNGTIPEATHLIKDLRENYDIFCSMVVYPVVPKGIIMLRLIPTAIHTLADVDYTISAFTKIKQNLADGKYAQEKIAEFNG, encoded by the coding sequence ATGAAAGATATTTTTGAAAAAATTAAGGATAATCGCGGTCCACTAGGGCAGCATGCTAAAGATGCTCATGGGTATTTTACTTTCCCGAAATTGGAAGGTGATATCAGTAATAAAATGATATTTCGTGGGAAAACCAGATTGGTATGGTCTCTCAATAATTATTTAGGTTTAGCCAATCATCCGGAAGTAAGAAAAGCCGATGCGGTTGCCAGTACCGAGTTTGGACTTGGTTTGCCAATGGGAGCCCGAATGATGAGCGGGAACAGTGATTTACATGAACAATTGGAAGCTCAATTGTCGGAATTTATGTCCAAAGAAGATACCATTTTACTTAATTATGGTTATCAAGGTATGGTTTCGGCTATTGATAGTTTGGTAGACAGACATGATGTAATTGTTTATGATAGTGAGGCTCATGCCTGCATTATTGACGGACTTCGGATGCATATTGGTAAACGCTTTGTTTATCCACACAACGACATGGCCAATTTGGAGAAACAATTGGAGCGGGCTACCAATTTAGTAAAGGATACCAATGGTGGAATTTTGGTGATTACGGAAGGTGTTTTTGGTATGAGTGGTGACCAAGGGAAACTAAAAGACATTGTTGCACTTAAGAAAAAATTCAATTTCAGACTTTTTGTTGATGATGCCCATGGTTTTGGAACGATGGGGCCAACCGGTGCAGGAACCGCTGAAGCTCAAGGCGTTCAAGATGGAGTTGATATTTACTTTGGAACCTTCGCCAAATCCATGGCATTAATTGGAGGATTTATTTCGGCCGATAAAAATGTAATCGAGTTTCTTCGTTACAATATGCGTTCTCAAATTTTCGCCAAAGCATTACCGATGCCATTGGTAGTGGGTGCTTTGAAACGTTTGGAACTGCTTCGTTCCAATCCCAAACTAAGAGAGAATTTGTGGAAAATAGTTAATGCGTTGCAAAAAGGATTGGTTGAAGCCGGTTTCAGTATCGGAAATACAGAATCGCCTGTAACTCCTGTTTACCTAAATGGAACCATTCCGGAAGCTACTCACCTAATCAAAGATTTGCGTGAGAATTATGATATTTTTTGCTCCATGGTCGTTTACCCGGTTGTTCCGAAAGGAATTATCATGTTACGTTTGATTCCAACTGCCATTCATACCTTAGCAGATGTGGATTACACCATCTCTGCATTTACCAAAATCAAGCAAAACCTGGCAGATGGAAAATATGCACAGGAGAAAATTGCCGAATTCAACGGTTAA
- the accD gene encoding acetyl-CoA carboxylase, carboxyltransferase subunit beta, translating into MSWFKRIRQGITTTTREKKETPEGLWYKCPQCKHIATAADNEANLWVCVKCAYHQRINSREYFSILFDEGEYHELFQKLRSGDPLDFSDTQPYKDRVENTIRKTRLKDAMAVAVGDVEGESILIACMDFNFIGGSMGSVVGEKIARSIDYCIEHKLPLVIISKSGGARMMEAAYSLMQMAKTSAKLTQLAQAKLPYISMLTDPTTGGVTASYAMLGDINISEPGALIGFAGPRVVKETIGKELPPGFQTAEFVLEHGFLDKIVERKDLRHFLSTMVKLFAQ; encoded by the coding sequence GTGAGTTGGTTTAAACGAATTAGACAGGGAATTACCACCACTACCCGGGAGAAAAAAGAAACTCCGGAAGGGTTGTGGTACAAATGTCCTCAGTGCAAACACATTGCCACCGCGGCTGACAATGAAGCCAACTTGTGGGTTTGCGTAAAATGCGCCTACCATCAGCGAATTAATTCAAGAGAATATTTTTCAATTCTTTTTGATGAAGGTGAATACCATGAATTGTTCCAAAAACTAAGAAGTGGAGATCCGCTCGATTTTTCCGATACTCAGCCTTATAAAGATCGAGTTGAGAATACAATTCGTAAAACCAGACTAAAGGATGCCATGGCTGTTGCGGTAGGCGATGTAGAAGGTGAATCCATCTTAATTGCCTGCATGGATTTTAATTTCATAGGTGGTTCCATGGGCAGTGTGGTTGGTGAAAAAATTGCCCGTAGCATCGATTATTGTATTGAACATAAATTACCATTGGTAATTATTTCCAAATCGGGTGGGGCAAGGATGATGGAAGCTGCATATTCTTTAATGCAAATGGCAAAAACCTCGGCTAAACTTACTCAATTGGCTCAGGCTAAATTGCCCTATATTTCCATGTTAACCGACCCAACTACCGGCGGTGTTACAGCTTCTTATGCCATGTTGGGAGATATCAATATATCTGAACCAGGTGCTTTAATCGGATTCGCAGGCCCAAGGGTGGTTAAAGAAACAATTGGTAAAGAACTTCCTCCGGGATTTCAAACAGCGGAATTTGTGCTTGAACATGGATTTTTAGACAAAATTGTTGAACGGAAGGATCTTCGACATTTTTTATCAACCATGGTTAAATTATTCGCTCAGTAA
- a CDS encoding 7-carboxy-7-deazaguanine synthase QueE, which yields MEEFYTIQGEGFHTGTAAYFTRIGGCDVGCHWCDVKESWDASIHPLTSIDAIVENASQFPARTIVITGGEPLMYNLSAFSKQLKDRGFSVHIETSGSYPLSGNLDWICLSPKKTLPPLPEILPKANELKCIIYNQNDFQWAEEHAKKVHEKCRLFLQPEWSRREKMMPAIIDYVMANPQWRVSLQTHKYMNIP from the coding sequence ATGGAGGAGTTTTATACAATTCAAGGAGAAGGATTCCACACCGGAACCGCAGCCTATTTTACCCGTATTGGCGGTTGTGATGTAGGTTGTCATTGGTGCGATGTTAAAGAAAGTTGGGATGCCAGTATTCATCCATTAACATCTATTGATGCTATCGTTGAAAATGCTTCTCAATTTCCGGCACGTACCATTGTTATTACCGGAGGAGAGCCATTGATGTATAACTTATCCGCCTTTTCGAAGCAATTAAAAGACAGGGGATTTTCAGTTCATATTGAAACTTCCGGATCGTATCCGTTAAGCGGAAATCTCGATTGGATTTGTTTAAGTCCTAAGAAAACCCTTCCTCCCTTGCCTGAAATTTTGCCCAAAGCCAATGAACTAAAATGCATTATCTATAACCAAAATGATTTCCAATGGGCCGAAGAACATGCCAAAAAAGTACATGAAAAATGTCGTTTGTTTTTACAGCCCGAATGGAGTAGGAGGGAGAAGATGATGCCGGCTATTATTGATTATGTAATGGCTAATCCCCAATGGAGGGTTTCACTCCAAACTCATAAATACATGAACATACCTTAA
- a CDS encoding alpha-glucosidase C-terminal domain-containing protein: MKSLKTLLFSATAGALVIFSSCGPDKKTPTPPTATNDSIGIKKKEVIHPEWSKNATMYEVNLRQYSKEGSLKVFQTQLKRLKDMGVDIVWFMPIHPIGKEQRKGSLGSYYSVQDYKAVNPEFGTMEDFKAVVKEAHALGMKVIIDWVANHTAHDNVWKGPHPDWFTKDSTGKFVPPVADWSDVIDLNYDNKEMRKEMIESLKFWIKEADIDGFRCDVAEMVPVDFWNSVRPALDSIKPVFMLAEGERPEFHDQCFDASYTWSTFHVMNMVAGGKMKVSSLDSVLHRNDSLYGPKAYRLYFTTNHDENTWNGTEYERMGPARDAFSALSFVLPGMPLIYSGQESGLKKRLKFFDKDVIDWGKYPLADFYSKLTSLKNRNKALYAGGEAGYERISAKGGEGVFAFVRKNGDSQVLYVANFSKKPVETDLGVEFSGKDVMKGDTKTLKAGDKIKLKPWEFFILEK, from the coding sequence ATGAAATCATTAAAAACTCTTCTTTTTTCTGCAACTGCAGGTGCACTTGTAATATTCAGTTCTTGCGGACCTGATAAAAAAACACCTACACCACCAACAGCCACCAATGATTCAATTGGTATTAAGAAAAAGGAAGTAATTCACCCGGAATGGTCTAAAAATGCTACCATGTATGAAGTTAACCTTAGACAGTATTCCAAAGAGGGTTCCTTAAAGGTTTTCCAGACCCAATTGAAAAGACTGAAAGATATGGGAGTAGATATTGTTTGGTTTATGCCTATTCATCCCATTGGAAAAGAGCAACGCAAAGGCAGTTTGGGCAGTTATTACAGTGTACAAGATTACAAGGCAGTAAACCCGGAGTTTGGTACAATGGAAGATTTTAAGGCTGTTGTAAAAGAAGCTCATGCCTTGGGAATGAAGGTTATTATTGACTGGGTAGCTAACCATACGGCTCATGACAATGTTTGGAAAGGTCCGCACCCGGATTGGTTTACCAAAGACAGTACGGGTAAGTTTGTTCCTCCTGTAGCTGATTGGAGTGATGTGATTGATTTGAATTACGATAACAAGGAGATGCGCAAGGAAATGATTGAAAGTCTTAAGTTCTGGATCAAAGAAGCCGATATTGATGGTTTCCGTTGCGATGTGGCAGAAATGGTTCCTGTTGATTTTTGGAACAGTGTTCGTCCGGCTTTAGATTCTATTAAACCTGTATTTATGTTAGCCGAAGGCGAGCGTCCGGAATTTCATGACCAATGTTTTGATGCTTCCTACACCTGGAGCACCTTCCATGTGATGAATATGGTAGCCGGAGGAAAAATGAAAGTTAGTTCATTGGATTCGGTTTTACATAGAAATGATTCTTTGTACGGACCTAAAGCCTATCGTTTGTATTTCACTACCAACCACGATGAAAACACTTGGAATGGCACTGAATACGAAAGGATGGGTCCTGCCAGAGATGCATTTTCGGCCTTAAGTTTTGTTTTGCCGGGTATGCCTTTGATTTATAGCGGACAGGAATCAGGACTAAAAAAGAGATTAAAGTTTTTTGATAAAGATGTAATTGATTGGGGAAAATACCCACTGGCTGATTTTTACAGCAAATTAACTTCTTTGAAAAATAGAAACAAGGCTTTATATGCCGGTGGAGAGGCCGGATATGAGCGAATTTCTGCTAAAGGAGGTGAAGGCGTTTTTGCTTTCGTTCGCAAAAATGGAGATAGTCAGGTTTTATATGTTGCCAATTTCTCCAAAAAGCCTGTTGAAACCGACCTAGGTGTAGAATTTTCAGGGAAAGATGTGATGAAAGGTGATACCAAAACCTTAAAAGCAGGTGATAAAATCAAATTGAAACCTTGGGAGTTTTTTATTTTAGAGAAATAA
- a CDS encoding class I fructose-bisphosphate aldolase: MNYAQIADLLGDKASYFLDHSCKTITKDTIAQPGGDFVDRIFAGTNRNNQVMRSLQSIYGNGRLANTGYVSILPVDQGIEHSAGASFAPNPMFFDPENIVKLAIEGGCNAVASTYGVLATCSRKYAHKIPFIVKINHNEFLSYPNKFDQIMFGSVREAWNMGAAAVGATIYFGSDESARQIIEVAQAFEEAHELGMATILWCYTRNSAFKKDGVDYHTSADLTGQANHLGVTIQADIIKQKLPTNNGGYNAVNFGKTHPKVYSELTTDHPIDLCRYQVANCYMGKIGLINSGGESKGATDLQEAVTTAIVNKRAGGQGLISGRKAFQKPFAEGISMLNSIQDVYLSKEITVA; the protein is encoded by the coding sequence ATGAACTACGCACAAATCGCTGATTTACTTGGAGATAAAGCCTCCTACTTTTTAGATCATTCCTGCAAAACAATTACAAAAGACACCATTGCCCAACCGGGAGGTGATTTTGTGGATCGGATTTTTGCAGGTACCAACCGCAATAATCAAGTAATGCGTAGTTTGCAATCAATTTATGGAAACGGACGTTTGGCCAATACCGGATATGTAAGTATATTACCTGTAGATCAAGGTATTGAGCATTCAGCAGGTGCATCCTTTGCTCCGAATCCTATGTTTTTTGATCCGGAAAACATCGTGAAATTAGCAATTGAAGGTGGTTGCAATGCCGTTGCTTCTACTTATGGTGTTTTGGCAACCTGCTCTAGAAAATATGCCCATAAAATTCCTTTTATTGTAAAAATTAACCACAACGAGTTTTTATCCTATCCTAATAAATTCGATCAAATTATGTTTGGTTCGGTGCGTGAAGCTTGGAATATGGGAGCAGCCGCTGTTGGAGCAACCATTTATTTTGGTTCTGACGAATCGGCCAGACAAATAATTGAAGTTGCACAAGCTTTTGAAGAAGCACATGAATTAGGCATGGCAACCATTTTGTGGTGCTATACCCGAAATTCAGCATTCAAAAAAGATGGAGTGGATTACCACACCAGTGCTGACTTAACCGGACAAGCCAACCACCTAGGTGTAACCATTCAAGCTGATATCATTAAACAAAAGTTGCCAACCAATAACGGCGGTTACAATGCTGTAAATTTTGGTAAAACCCATCCAAAAGTTTATTCCGAACTAACTACCGATCATCCAATTGATTTGTGTCGTTACCAAGTTGCCAATTGCTACATGGGTAAAATCGGCTTAATTAATTCAGGTGGTGAATCCAAAGGCGCTACCGATTTACAAGAAGCCGTTACAACTGCTATTGTAAACAAACGTGCCGGTGGTCAAGGACTTATTTCAGGTAGAAAAGCCTTCCAAAAGCCTTTTGCTGAAGGAATTTCTATGTTGAATTCTATTCAGGATGTGTATTTGTCCAAAGAAATTACTGTAGCCTAA
- a CDS encoding ATP-binding cassette domain-containing protein — protein MHIIDVRNVTKRYHGHTALENVTISVNEGSVFGLLGPNGAGKTSLIRIINQITGPDEGQVLFKGETLQPKHTAMIGYLPEERGLYKKMEVGEQALYLARLKGLSRKDALAKLKYWFERFEIQDWWKKKVEELSKGMAQKVQFIVTVLHEPPLLILDEPFSGFDPINANLIKNEILELQKKGSTIIFSTHNMSSVEEMCDHIALINKSKVVLDGNVNDIRKQFRSMTYEVELSDTNSIKLSNALWTNFELGEIKNVDSNTIRAKIKLLNNNTSNDLIKVLLDVGHIDSFRELIPSMNDIFISAVVGSGEEMPILTE, from the coding sequence ATGCATATCATAGACGTTAGGAATGTAACCAAAAGATACCACGGGCATACCGCCCTGGAAAATGTAACTATTTCAGTAAATGAAGGCAGTGTTTTTGGACTTCTAGGTCCAAACGGTGCAGGGAAAACGTCTTTAATTCGAATTATCAACCAAATAACCGGCCCCGATGAAGGCCAGGTTCTTTTTAAAGGCGAAACCCTTCAACCTAAACATACGGCCATGATTGGGTATTTGCCCGAAGAAAGAGGCTTGTATAAAAAAATGGAAGTTGGTGAGCAAGCTCTTTATTTGGCCAGATTAAAAGGATTAAGTAGAAAAGATGCTCTTGCAAAATTAAAATACTGGTTCGAAAGGTTTGAAATTCAAGATTGGTGGAAGAAAAAGGTTGAAGAATTATCCAAAGGTATGGCTCAAAAAGTTCAATTTATTGTAACTGTTTTGCACGAACCACCTTTACTTATCCTTGATGAACCTTTCAGCGGCTTTGATCCAATTAATGCCAACCTGATAAAAAACGAAATATTAGAACTACAGAAAAAAGGCTCTACCATCATCTTCTCAACCCATAACATGTCATCCGTTGAAGAAATGTGCGACCACATTGCTTTAATTAATAAATCCAAAGTGGTTCTGGATGGCAATGTGAATGATATCCGAAAACAATTCAGAAGCATGACCTATGAAGTGGAATTGTCGGATACCAATTCTATTAAACTTTCCAATGCCTTGTGGACAAATTTTGAATTGGGTGAAATAAAAAACGTTGATAGCAATACCATAAGAGCGAAAATTAAATTATTGAATAACAATACTTCCAATGATTTAATTAAAGTATTACTAGATGTTGGGCATATTGATTCTTTCCGAGAATTAATTCCTTCCATGAATGATATTTTTATTTCTGCTGTGGTGGGAAGTGGTGAGGAAATGCCCATTCTTACGGAATAA
- a CDS encoding DUF1446 domain-containing protein has product MKSVRIAGAQGFYGDSPMAAIKIVMERGADYLVHDALAELTLSILQKDRQKDPSLGYARDIELLANTCYPAAIMQGMKIVTDAGGLNPQSAAQKVAAGLAKNGVKGCKIAVVTGDDLLDKIPSMLEQGEILANLDSQLPYAEQTHDIANANVYIGCKSVVEALQAGAQIVITGRVADPCLFLAVLVYEFGWKLEGDLNQSDLNLLASGITVGHVLECGGQASGGNSYSEWPMDYSVSNLGYPIAEVFEDGTALFSKLESQGGKVSRNTIREQLVYEIHDPSHYITPDVIVDLTSISLTEEKEGLVKLTGVKGKPRPEKLKLCIGQNEGFMSDQFFFFSWPFAYEKAQKFIQAAQEIWSTLPIKIERKEFQLIGINGIHGNAAPLPPKEILDNLNEIGIRVVVKHSDTRTGKMAFQSIICLGLNGPPGVVGIPGWGKQDRQLLSLWPTLIERKWVSESWEIIES; this is encoded by the coding sequence ATGAAATCAGTTCGAATTGCGGGTGCTCAAGGTTTTTATGGCGATAGTCCAATGGCGGCCATTAAAATTGTTATGGAACGTGGTGCCGACTACCTGGTACACGATGCCTTAGCGGAATTAACCTTATCTATTTTACAAAAAGATCGTCAAAAGGACCCAAGTTTGGGGTATGCCCGCGATATTGAATTGCTTGCTAACACCTGCTATCCGGCAGCCATTATGCAAGGTATGAAAATCGTAACTGATGCCGGCGGACTCAATCCTCAATCTGCCGCCCAAAAGGTGGCTGCCGGTTTGGCTAAAAACGGAGTAAAAGGCTGTAAAATTGCAGTTGTAACAGGTGATGATTTATTGGATAAAATCCCTTCCATGTTGGAGCAAGGAGAAATATTGGCCAACCTGGACTCTCAATTACCTTATGCGGAACAAACCCACGATATTGCCAATGCCAATGTTTATATTGGTTGTAAATCGGTGGTGGAAGCATTGCAGGCCGGAGCCCAAATCGTCATTACCGGTAGGGTGGCCGATCCTTGCCTGTTCCTGGCCGTGCTGGTTTATGAATTTGGCTGGAAATTAGAAGGCGACCTCAATCAATCCGATTTAAACCTCTTGGCTTCGGGTATAACGGTCGGACATGTGTTAGAATGTGGCGGACAAGCAAGTGGTGGAAATAGCTATTCCGAATGGCCTATGGATTATTCCGTTAGTAATTTGGGTTACCCAATTGCCGAGGTTTTCGAAGATGGAACTGCCTTGTTTTCTAAATTGGAAAGTCAAGGTGGTAAAGTAAGCCGCAATACCATTCGCGAACAATTGGTTTACGAAATTCACGACCCTTCTCATTACATTACACCGGATGTAATTGTTGATTTAACCTCCATTTCACTCACCGAGGAAAAAGAAGGTTTGGTAAAATTAACCGGTGTAAAAGGCAAGCCTCGTCCGGAAAAGCTGAAATTATGCATTGGCCAAAATGAGGGTTTTATGAGCGACCAATTCTTTTTCTTTTCCTGGCCCTTTGCGTACGAGAAAGCCCAAAAGTTCATTCAGGCAGCTCAAGAAATTTGGAGTACCCTTCCTATCAAAATTGAACGCAAAGAGTTTCAGCTCATCGGAATTAACGGTATTCACGGAAATGCAGCGCCCTTGCCTCCCAAAGAAATTCTAGACAATCTCAATGAAATCGGCATTCGGGTGGTGGTAAAACATTCCGATACCCGAACCGGAAAAATGGCCTTTCAATCCATCATTTGTCTTGGTTTGAACGGTCCTCCCGGCGTGGTTGGTATTCCGGGTTGGGGCAAGCAGGATCGCCAATTGCTGAGTTTGTGGCCTACCTTAATCGAACGGAAGTGGGTGAGCGAAAGTTGGGAAATTATAGAAAGTTAA